A window of Rhododendron vialii isolate Sample 1 chromosome 11a, ASM3025357v1 genomic DNA:
GCTAACAAAATCAATGAATTGAGATGTTCATAACTTGAATTGCTATGGGGCCCCAACTTGAACAACTTTAGGTGAAAAAAGTAAAATGCTGTTGATGTCCCAATGAAAACAACATTTGTGTCACGTCCAATTGAGGTCCGAACACACAACAGTCAACAAATAGGTGGTGCCTTTCTTCTAACTTCTATTTATTTGTTGTTCTTGGCATTGCTGTCCTCCTCATTCATAGCTATTCCTAATACATTAcgttttccattttttcatcTAACAACCGTGAATGACATTATCATAAACGTTGATCTGTTTTTGTATAATTTTGACTTAGATGAAGAAGTTCTACCAGTCAAGGAAGAGTCAACGTGTGGTAGTAACTGTAGTTTCGGGTAATCAGGTGCCACTCTATGGTGGAATTCCGCTTCTTAGTGGGGCTAAAGATCACCTTGAGAGTGTATCAGTGCCGCTCAATCTGACATTTGTGATGAGGTCAAGAGCTTACATCTTGGGGAGATTGGTTAAGCCAAAGTTTTACAGCAGTATCACTTGTCAAGTCACCTTAGAAGGCAACCGACTAGGCAAGCATCTCAATTTGGCAAATTCATGTATCCATAAGGAATGATATCCCTTTCTGATAGTGTGGAAGTAGTTTAGGAATCTTAAATCCCTTGGCATGAGTGCCTTTTGAATCAGTTGTAATCACCTGATCACACCAATCATACATGCTTGTGCTCCCTTCGAAAGCTTTTTGATTATAAGGTACAAGGTACATACTTTGTCAGATTGTTTTGCTTGAATGAAATGATGTTTTATAGGACGAGGAAAGCCTTGTTACCAGAACAAATCAACTCCAAGATAAACTCTCAAGATAAACACTCTTACTCATACAAATAGcaatataaacaagaaagtGATCAAATCAAACTCATACAAGCACGTGAAGCACTTATAGAAAGGAAACAAACACAATCTATGATTAATACTCTATGACAAAGTTCATGAGTAGAAACTCTGGGCTTCAATTCTCCTTTGCCTTCATTTGATCTCTGTCATTCTTATTGTATCCGGGCAGCTTCTCCTTAATTTTGTCCAGTATTCCTCTTTTGTCCTTGGCTTCGCCTCCAACAGGGGAGTTCCCATCTGCAGCACGCTGATCAGGTGGAGGTGCAGGACTAACCTCTTCTGCTTTCTTATGCTGGCCAGAAAGTTTTTCTTTGATCTTCTCCAGAAAACCTTTCTTCTCCTCTTGCTCTATTGGGTCTGCATTCCCTAATTGATCACATTTCTCAAATGGAATTGATACCTCTTCATGCTCCGAGACTCCCTCTTCCTTTTCACTTGTTATCTTTTCCTTTATCTTCTCTTTcaattgcttcttctttcttttcttctcacCTCCCTCTGCCTCCTCATAACTGGACTGTAGTAATCAAACAACATatgtatatgagagagagagagagagagagagagagagagagagagagatttggacAGTCTACCGAGCTAGAGTTGCTACGAGACCGGTGGAGCTCTATGTTAAGTGTGTGCTTGTCCTCTTTCATTTTGTTAGGTTTCGGCTCCTTAGCATGGTCTGTCATTACTGAATCCTCTTCTAGTTTATGTTGTTTCTTTCCGAAGCAATCAAATATTCCACAATCTCTGGTTTCTCCAGGAAGCTTTGAGGTAGTATTGCTCCCGTGGCCTTGTTGGTGTGGTTCTGCCATCCTGTAACTGTAAATGTCAACAAACTACAAAAAGAAGCTAAAAAGAGAGACAACACCGATCCAATAGGACTGAATTGGCTGCTTGTAGGTATGCTTGGGATGACATTCTCAGTTGGAAAGAGAGCTTATATAGGAGAAGCTGAAGGGGACAAAAGGAGAAAACCAAGCAGGCCCGGAACGGAAATCAGTACGGATATTGGAAGGAGAAAACTAAGGTAGGTCGGTGGGGACGGTTTGGATGAACCAAGACGTTTTTCTTCAGGCTTCGGTGACTCGACGTAGTAGTACACAACTTATCATCATAGCTGCAAGTGGTAGTACCCAAATTGAGCGAAACAATGGTTTGAGACTTGAGAGGGGATCTACATTGGAGCACATGGGCAAGATAAAAAAAACCATGGAAAATTTGTGAAAGGAACAAGATGGAACGAATGCCAAGGGACTACTGCATGCATAACGTTGCACGAGAGATCTTGGGTAGTTCAACTTCTTGATTTGTGGCAATTGATTCCTTAGAGGTGACGATTAACGAGGAGTCTGTCCCTGTACCATTCTCGTTAAATAGATCTCGTTTGATTAGCGGATTACATGCCTAGTATAGAACTAATTGCACCTAATCCTGCATTATCTCATGTTTGGTTGTCGAAATTGCTGTCGGCATAAATAATCACTTGAttaattttatatgtatatgtgtgggGTCTTGTGTAATACGAGGGGAGGAGGTGGGATTGAACGGGATTAAGGGCCTCACCCGAGAAGCTCTTTTTAACGAGGtatttaaaattacaaaaaaaaaatgcccttAAATGTTTTCTAGACGTCATATATCTTGAAAAACTATAGAAATACCCTTAATTACGTAAATTCCCTCTCTCTGTATGAGATATTTAGAAGTAATCCCATATAAGCCAAACATGAGATCGGATAGAATTAGTACAGGGACAAATAGTCCAGGGATTACTAATACTAGGCTGTTAATCCCGTTTGATTTTGTCCAAATCAAACCATAATGTATTACAGTATAAAACCTTAAAACAAGATTGTTGATACCCAGAGTCGAAACATTTTAAAGCAAACTATCCAATTGTTCACTTTAACTGGAAGGGCAAAATCAATAAGGCATTGCTTACCTTTTCTACCTCTCCTTTATGTCCAGTGAGTGAGGATTAAAATGGTTACACAATTGGGCTGTGAGTTTACGTAATAAAATGAATGGAACATAATGGTGTGATAGGATACTTGAGAAGTTATTTGTTTTACGTGTGAAAAGAACTCAAAATTTCTTGAAAACCCATTCAAATGTATTACAACTGTAAGAAGAAATAATTGTAAGATCTCTAGAGGTACATACCTTTAATCCAAACCAATACAATCATGTCGAGTTCATTTATCATCAATAATACAGTAATTAGAACAAATATACTCATCAACTATGTGAATCCTAAAAGCTCAATACCCTTTAGCCTTGTATCCTGCACTAACTTATTAGTGAGGCTTGAAGAAGCTGACTTGAATACCAGTGTCAATCACAACATATAATCCGGCCACGATCAGAATCCCACTTAGGCACATTCCCAGAACACCCAAACCCCAGTTCAGGCACCACACCGGGCTGTAAACCTTGGGCTTCTTAATCTTAAGCCACATAAAACACGGATAAGCCAAAGTCACAGGTAACGCTATCCCTCCAATGAGACCCGCGAAGCTTCCCAAAAAGGGGATTGCCACGGCAACAAAGAAGCACCCATATCCAAACATGGCCCGGAGAATGGCCCTGAGCCACCACGGGCACGGCTTCTTCATCCTTGTAGTGATCTTGGACTCCATGTCGTCAAACATCTGCATTCCGTATATCTGGAACGAGCTAACCGCGTTTATTATCACGAATAAGCTTATTAGTCCTAGGATAGCCTGTGATGTGTCATTTCCGTGGAATTGTATTACGGCCACCAGCATCCCTCCGTTTGGTGGTATCTGTTGATGTACGTACCAAGAGTTTAGACGACATGAAAGATTCTAATTTGTTGGTTAATTAGGCTGAAGATGATAAGAGTAAAATTATACCTTGTCGCCGTATACCCAATAGCCGAAAATCGCAAGCGGGAATAAGCACATTGCTACGAGAAAATACGCAAACTTGACACCCCTCCACATCGGCACACGTGATGGGTGCTTCTCGCTTGAAGGCATGGTGGCCTGTAGTGAAACAAATGTAGCCCAATTTGCTTTAGAATTAGGATAATGCTAATTAAACCTCATTAGGCTTTGGATAATagtaaaaaaatgtattgatatcCG
This region includes:
- the LOC131308521 gene encoding phosphoprotein ECPP44-like, with translation MAEPHQQGHGSNTTSKLPGETRDCGIFDCFGKKQHKLEEDSVMTDHAKEPKPNKMKEDKHTLNIELHRSRSNSSSSSYEEAEGGEKKRKKKQLKEKIKEKITSEKEEGVSEHEEVSIPFEKCDQLGNADPIEQEEKKGFLEKIKEKLSGQHKKAEEVSPAPPPDQRAADGNSPVGGEAKDKRGILDKIKEKLPGYNKNDRDQMKAKEN